The Streptomyces sp. NBC_01689 genome includes a window with the following:
- a CDS encoding GNAT family N-acetyltransferase, translating to MTVIVEDLRPDDRRRAEGFTRVRDRALPYVLFTPDSLAYDVTHAHPDAHYRPLVAELDGEVIGTAQVGIAYDSPEPGQGYLNVYVDPARTGRGAGTLLVRAAERYLAELGATRLFAWVLDEPGNRAFAERHGYRASRSAHFLRLDLAGSPLPPRQDPPPGVELRSAADFAGDPRPLFALDAETSTDEPGDIPHEFTDYEAWLRETWHHPLFSAELTTVALVDGRPAAFSAARTDGGTRYGTVMTGTAAAFRGRGLAKLAKNDSLHRARAAGCTEAFTGNDAGNGPMIAINKWFGYGICGTEVRHVRELG from the coding sequence ATGACCGTGATCGTCGAAGACCTCCGCCCCGACGACCGGCGGCGGGCCGAGGGGTTCACCCGGGTCCGCGACCGGGCGCTCCCCTATGTACTGTTCACCCCCGACTCCCTCGCGTACGACGTCACCCACGCGCATCCCGACGCCCACTACCGCCCCCTGGTCGCCGAACTGGACGGCGAGGTGATCGGCACCGCCCAGGTCGGCATCGCGTACGACAGCCCGGAGCCGGGCCAGGGCTATCTCAACGTGTACGTCGACCCGGCCCGAACGGGTCGCGGCGCGGGCACACTGCTGGTGCGCGCCGCCGAGCGGTACCTCGCGGAGCTGGGCGCGACCAGGCTCTTCGCCTGGGTCCTGGACGAGCCGGGGAACCGGGCGTTCGCCGAGCGGCACGGCTACCGCGCCAGCCGCTCCGCCCACTTCCTCCGGCTGGACCTGGCGGGCAGCCCCCTGCCGCCGCGTCAGGACCCGCCGCCGGGCGTGGAACTGCGCTCGGCGGCGGACTTCGCCGGTGACCCGCGTCCGCTGTTCGCCCTGGACGCGGAGACGTCGACCGACGAACCGGGGGACATCCCGCACGAGTTCACGGATTACGAGGCCTGGCTGCGGGAGACCTGGCACCACCCCCTGTTCAGCGCCGAACTGACCACGGTCGCACTCGTCGACGGCCGCCCGGCGGCCTTCAGCGCGGCCCGCACGGACGGCGGCACCCGGTACGGCACCGTGATGACGGGCACCGCCGCCGCCTTCCGCGGCCGTGGCCTCGCGAAGCTCGCCAAGAACGACTCCCTGCACCGTGCCCGGGCCGCGGGCTGCACGGAGGCGTTCACCGGCAACGACGCGGGCAACGGGCCGATGATCGCGATCAACAAGTGGTTCGGGTACGGGATCTGCGGCACGGAGGTACGTCATGTCCGCGAACTCGGCTGA
- a CDS encoding GntR family transcriptional regulator codes for MTLKIHIDEGAAPYEQVRAQISGQVRSGALPVGYKLPTVRGLAEQLGLAANTVAKAYRALESDGVIETRGRNGTFVAAAGSAAEREAAAAAQAYAERVRRLGLTERAALDAVRDALRAAYEGGA; via the coding sequence GTGACGCTGAAGATCCACATCGATGAGGGGGCCGCGCCCTACGAGCAGGTGCGTGCCCAGATCTCCGGGCAGGTCCGTTCCGGAGCACTGCCGGTCGGCTACAAACTGCCCACGGTACGGGGGCTGGCCGAGCAGCTCGGTCTCGCCGCGAACACGGTCGCCAAGGCGTACCGGGCGCTGGAGTCGGACGGGGTGATCGAGACGCGGGGGCGCAACGGTACGTTCGTGGCCGCCGCCGGTTCCGCCGCCGAGCGTGAGGCCGCGGCGGCCGCTCAGGCGTACGCCGAGCGCGTACGCCGCCTCGGGCTGACCGAGCGGGCCGCGCTCGACGCCGTACGGGATGCCCTGCGGGCGGCTTACGAGGGCGGGGCGTAG
- a CDS encoding DUF5925 domain-containing protein: protein MSGNPHDALPIRLNVDDSDSPSDVVDALFLGRFATGEQPHSHAANIDRVRSGATLLPPGARVLRSARDDDRSATLAEGEGWTLLVSRWNRGADITVTATSAELAEKVLDQATDGAADEPEPQPENVTMGFWYVSPRRGPHRTTRQISAGTWEEVRPNYTGPVADAMDRLMKTTPEDIAGRLLLLHGPPGTGKTSALRTLARSWRDWCQVDCVLDPERLFSDVGYLMDIAIGEDDGTGKGRWRLLLLEDCDELIRGEAKHTAGQALSRLLNLTDGLLGQGRNVLVGVTTNEDLERLHPAVVRPGRCLARIEVGPLTRSEAVGWLGTEEGVSREGATLAELYALRRGTTPTSVPDPRDGADAGLYL from the coding sequence ATGTCTGGGAACCCACACGACGCACTGCCGATCCGGCTCAACGTCGACGACAGCGACTCCCCGTCGGATGTCGTCGACGCGCTGTTCCTCGGCCGCTTCGCGACGGGCGAGCAACCTCACTCGCACGCCGCGAACATCGACCGGGTACGGTCCGGGGCCACCCTGCTGCCACCGGGCGCCCGTGTGCTGCGCTCCGCGCGCGACGACGACCGCAGCGCGACGCTGGCGGAGGGGGAAGGCTGGACCCTCCTGGTGTCCCGCTGGAACCGCGGCGCGGACATCACGGTCACCGCGACCAGCGCGGAGCTGGCCGAGAAGGTCCTCGACCAGGCCACGGACGGCGCGGCGGACGAACCCGAACCCCAGCCCGAGAACGTGACGATGGGCTTCTGGTACGTGTCCCCGCGCCGCGGTCCGCACCGCACCACGCGCCAGATCTCCGCGGGCACGTGGGAGGAGGTCCGGCCGAACTACACCGGGCCGGTCGCCGACGCGATGGACCGCCTGATGAAGACGACGCCGGAGGACATCGCGGGCCGGCTCCTGCTGCTGCACGGGCCGCCCGGCACCGGCAAGACGTCCGCGCTGCGGACCCTGGCCCGCTCCTGGCGGGACTGGTGCCAGGTGGACTGCGTCCTGGACCCCGAGCGGCTCTTCTCGGACGTCGGCTATCTGATGGACATCGCCATCGGCGAGGACGACGGCACGGGCAAGGGCAGGTGGCGGCTGCTCCTGCTGGAGGACTGCGACGAACTGATCCGCGGCGAGGCGAAGCACACCGCGGGCCAGGCGCTCTCACGCCTGCTCAACCTCACGGACGGCCTCCTCGGCCAGGGCCGCAACGTCCTGGTGGGGGTGACCACGAACGAGGACCTGGAGCGCCTGCACCCCGCCGTGGTCCGCCCCGGCCGCTGCCTCGCCCGGATCGAGGTCGGTCCGCTGACCCGCTCCGAGGCCGTCGGCTGGCTCGGCACGGAGGAGGGGGTCTCCCGCGAGGGCGCCACGCTGGCGGAGCTGTACGCGCTCCGCCGGGGCACCACCCCGACCTCGGTCCCCGACCCACGGGACGGGGCGGACGCGGGCCTTTACCTGTAG